A portion of the Blastocatellia bacterium genome contains these proteins:
- a CDS encoding VWA domain-containing protein has product MRQQLFSLHLVCLLLVVILTHGWAPAQSSSQNPPTPSKPPAQAQPAAAQEQDDEPPIDLTSRLVNVFFSVQDKRNALITDLRQEDVQILENGQLQEIFIFTRQTDLPLTIALLLDISGSMQYVLPQEKAAAARFLSTMVRPMKDSVAILQFRDETILVQDFTSSMERLERALESVRYTPRTTTDNTSKFGGTSLYDAIYVTCQDLLGRQPGRRTIILMTDGEDTTSRYKIGDAIDRALRAEATIYAVGIGDRFRFGVNEGVLKKLSQETGGRAYFPENPEQLDAAFRQIEEELRSQYLIAYYPSNTAMDGSFRKIEVRAPNRKDLRFRHRLGYYALKGTQR; this is encoded by the coding sequence ATGCGACAACAGCTTTTCTCTTTGCATTTGGTGTGCCTGCTGCTGGTCGTCATCCTGACGCACGGCTGGGCTCCGGCTCAATCATCGAGCCAGAATCCACCAACGCCAAGCAAACCGCCAGCGCAAGCCCAGCCCGCCGCCGCGCAGGAACAAGACGACGAGCCGCCGATTGATTTGACATCCCGTCTGGTTAACGTCTTTTTCAGTGTTCAAGACAAGCGAAATGCGTTGATCACTGATCTGCGTCAAGAAGACGTGCAAATCCTCGAAAATGGCCAGCTACAGGAAATCTTCATCTTTACCCGCCAAACGGACTTGCCACTGACGATTGCGCTGCTTTTGGACATAAGCGGCAGCATGCAATATGTGCTCCCCCAAGAAAAAGCTGCGGCGGCGCGTTTCCTCAGCACGATGGTTCGGCCGATGAAAGACTCCGTGGCGATCCTTCAGTTCCGTGATGAAACGATTCTGGTGCAAGATTTCACGTCGTCTATGGAGCGATTGGAACGAGCATTGGAATCGGTTCGGTACACGCCGCGCACTACCACCGATAACACGAGCAAATTCGGCGGCACATCGCTCTATGATGCGATTTACGTCACTTGCCAAGACCTGCTCGGACGCCAGCCCGGACGTCGCACCATCATCCTGATGACGGACGGCGAAGACACGACAAGCCGTTATAAAATAGGTGATGCCATTGATCGCGCGTTGCGAGCCGAAGCAACCATATATGCCGTTGGCATCGGCGACCGATTTCGCTTCGGCGTCAACGAGGGCGTGCTGAAAAAACTCTCGCAAGAAACCGGGGGCCGCGCCTACTTCCCTGAAAACCCCGAACAACTTGACGCAGCCTTTCGCCAAATCGAAGAGGAGCTCAGAAGCCAGTATTTGATTGCCTACTATCCTTCCAACACGGCGATGGACGGCAGTTTCAGGAAGATTGAAGTACGCGCCCCAAACCGCAAAGACCTGCGTTTCCGGCATCGGCTCGGTTACTACGCACTGAAAGGAACTCAGCGATAG